Genomic segment of Arthrobacter antioxidans:
AGCGTGCCGTCGGAGGCTTCGACGACGCCGTCCGTCAGGGCGCGCGTGACGCGACGTGCGGCGGCGTCGGGGTCTGTCGGCTCCGGGCGGCGCTGGATGAGGAGCTCGCCGGCCGGCCCGTAGTTGAGGTCCACGTAGAGCTCGGCCACGAAGGGCACCCCGAGTTCCTCGCAGACGGCCTGATGGGCGGTGCCCGCAATGCCGTAGACGGGGACATCGAAGAGCCGGGCCACCCGCGCGGCACCCCTCATGAGGTCTGCGTCCCTGGCCAGCATGCCGTAGAGGGACCCGTGGGGCTTGATGTGGTTGAGGCTCGCGCCTTCCCGCCGTAGGAAGGCGCTGAGCGCGCCCACCTGGTAGAGCATCATGTGCTCCACCTCCTGTGGAGACAGCTTCATCTCCCGCCGCCCGAAGCCCACGAGATCCGGCAGTCCG
This window contains:
- the pxpA gene encoding 5-oxoprolinase subunit PxpA, whose translation is MTDVADRRGTPMINSDMGESLGLHSFGNDPALLDTVDAINVACGFHSGDPDTMAETVAAAKEKGVLIGAHPGLPDLVGFGRREMKLSPQEVEHMMLYQVGALSAFLRREGASLNHIKPHGSLYGMLARDADLMRGAARVARLFDVPVYGIAGTAHQAVCEELGVPFVAELYVDLNYGPAGELLIQRRPEPTDPDAAARRVTRALTDGVVEASDGTLLTIPFDSICVHSDAPNSPAVATAVRSALDAL